A stretch of the Buchananella sp. 14KM1171 genome encodes the following:
- a CDS encoding SdrD B-like domain-containing protein, producing the protein MLSISPGASATTNTDIVVHSVKVQRYVGAGAPPTCDDRPVTHGARVCITWKWDASQANPKAGDSFYLGLPQNFTLNDVAPYDLETPIVNVQSGETTMQKIGSCVLRQQTNQAPARVTCTFDEGLTHAQELGNEHLTGDGWIAARVHHVDDSVSGNFDLNGKVESENYPGGNPIPAPGPGTYWERPIDKGSDGVRHDTKRIWWHIRFNSNVLARRLNGSIPNPLLISDVTSAGHKFQTDSPLTIRVLNSQSQPSPGKTIRVGTTDPNRAPIINAEGRTTFSIERTFSEGDSKMSLAIRPNDGADWEPNTNYMISYATLPKTDSGVADPGIIYSNKVEIVGLGETITNNQNYVAAAGGSATMTAGYGSFSVVKLVDGPAANLVDPNTRVVVNVKWTLPGGKTAADYPGWTAPPSNPFPLTLPIGQITSYLPNPLPFPADTTIEISEASAAPGGPEIIWSNPRFQIGANSNTTSTATFDIAGGSVTPVQLTNSASFKQVRVGDYVWFDKNKDGLQDNTDEPLQNVTLTISRSDNATVNSADGSAYPNTSTQTNASGAYSFDNLEVLPAGTHYVVTVTNPSGYKPTKANVGTNPALDSSTGSAESGDLVNDGDADLTLDFGFVKTAPGIDIEKYDGVWAGVQFNGDKPVLSNGQPAVLPAGDRDGADQALVLSGLEAQPVKFTVTNTGEDALKNVVVTDRTNGGPALTDFKCRIDNKDVAGVNGVVTAPADWVFAAKASFECTGTLPKLAEADATGAYHTSHANTATVEAVPVAGGDKVTDSDEWHAKRGKVSVGDYVWFDANKDGLQDNSDVPLKDVTLTISRTDNKPAKKIDGSVVTTTTTDAAGKYLFADLEILPAGVKYKVAVTTPDNYEPTTAGAGSDRAKDSSTGSETAVELPTDGGKDLSLDFGFVKKPTGIDIEKYDGAWSGVTFDQDGNAELVNGQPKVLPAGDRDTEDAALVLSGLAAQPVKFTVTNTGKGELNNVKVTDQTLAGPALTDLKCHINGTDIAAVNGVVTAPADWIFAPQASFDCTATLPAITDAAKHANKATVEATPVAGGDKVSDNDDWHAKRGKVSVGDYVWFDANKDGLQDTSDVPLQDVTLALSRTDDKPAKKIDGSVVTTTKTDAAGKYLFADLEILPAGVKYKVTVAPPVNYEPTTAGVGTDRAKDSSTDSETAVELPNDGDKDLTLDFGFVKKPTGIDIEKYDGAWSGVVFDQAGNAELVDGQPKVLPAGDRDTEDAALVLSGLAAQPVKFTVTNTGKGELNNVKVSDTTIVGPALTDFKCRIDGADVVAVDGVVSAPAAWVFAPKASFECTATLAAMTDAAKHANTARVEATPVAGGDKLTDSDNWHAKRGKVSVGDYVWYDANKDGLQDASDVALEDVTLTLSRTDGKPAKKVDGSVVTTTTTDATGKYLFADLEILPAGAKYVVTVTNPRGFVPTTPGAGSDRAKDSSTGSETAVVLPNDGDKDLSLDFGFVKAKVSVGDYVWFDANKDGLQDDDEKGIKDVVLTISRTDGKPVKDADGNPVTTTTTDASGMYLFKDLEMLPAGEKYVVTVTDPAGYVPTKAEAGSDRAKDSSTGSATAQELTQDGAKDLTLDFGFFFPEVSVGDYVWYDVNKDGLQDGTDVPLKDVTLTISRSDGKPVNNADHTARTELTTTTDEHGKYAFTGLEVLTGEVKYIVTVTAPFGYVPTKAGMNNGAGSDDSSTQTSASVADLSTDGANDPTLDFGFIKAKVSVGDYVWFDKNKDGLQDTGEPGIKDVTLTLTGPDGKSVTDVNGNPVGPVKTDEHGKYLFENLPVLPQGESYTVTVSDPAGYLPTKAGTNNGQGANDSSTTTSVSLADLSTDSASDLTLDFGYYKPSVTVGDYVFEDLNDNGIQDNTDKPIAGVTLKITGPDGKDVTDVNGNPVGPVKTDENGKYLFDNLPVLKDNQSYTVTITPPAGYQPAKTGQGTRETDSSTDKATTIGLTKDGDKDLSLDFGFKKPTTKGGKGGKLAKTGTNALTLAPYALTLLAAGGTLLLLRRKKN; encoded by the coding sequence GTGCTGTCAATCTCTCCCGGCGCGTCAGCGACCACCAACACGGACATCGTCGTCCACAGCGTGAAGGTGCAGCGCTACGTCGGCGCCGGAGCACCGCCCACCTGCGATGACCGGCCGGTCACGCACGGCGCTCGCGTCTGCATCACCTGGAAGTGGGACGCCTCTCAGGCCAACCCCAAGGCCGGGGACAGCTTCTACCTGGGCCTGCCGCAGAACTTCACGCTCAACGACGTAGCCCCCTACGACCTTGAGACCCCGATCGTGAACGTGCAGTCCGGCGAGACCACGATGCAGAAGATCGGCAGCTGCGTGCTACGCCAGCAGACCAACCAGGCTCCGGCCCGCGTCACCTGTACTTTCGACGAGGGGCTTACCCACGCCCAGGAGCTCGGCAACGAGCACCTCACTGGCGACGGCTGGATCGCAGCTCGCGTACACCACGTAGATGACTCCGTCTCCGGCAATTTCGACCTCAACGGCAAGGTCGAGAGCGAGAACTACCCGGGCGGCAATCCAATCCCCGCCCCCGGCCCTGGCACTTACTGGGAGCGCCCCATCGATAAGGGTTCCGATGGCGTTCGCCACGACACTAAGCGCATCTGGTGGCACATTCGCTTCAACTCCAACGTGCTTGCCCGCCGCCTCAACGGCTCCATCCCCAACCCGCTCCTCATTAGCGACGTCACTAGCGCGGGCCACAAGTTCCAGACCGACAGCCCTCTGACCATCCGCGTGCTGAACTCTCAGAGCCAGCCGTCTCCGGGCAAGACGATCCGGGTTGGTACCACCGACCCGAACCGCGCCCCGATCATCAACGCCGAGGGCCGCACCACCTTCTCCATCGAGCGGACATTCTCTGAGGGCGACAGCAAGATGTCCCTGGCTATCCGCCCGAACGACGGAGCGGACTGGGAGCCCAACACCAACTACATGATCTCCTACGCCACCCTGCCAAAGACGGACAGCGGCGTGGCCGACCCCGGCATCATCTACTCCAACAAGGTCGAGATTGTCGGACTGGGCGAGACGATCACCAACAACCAGAACTACGTGGCCGCTGCGGGCGGTAGCGCCACGATGACCGCCGGCTACGGCTCGTTCTCCGTGGTCAAGCTGGTCGATGGCCCCGCCGCAAATCTGGTCGACCCCAACACCCGAGTGGTCGTCAACGTGAAGTGGACCCTGCCGGGCGGGAAGACCGCAGCCGACTACCCGGGCTGGACTGCCCCGCCCAGCAACCCGTTCCCGCTTACTCTGCCCATCGGCCAGATCACGAGCTACCTGCCCAACCCGCTGCCGTTCCCCGCGGACACCACGATTGAAATCAGCGAGGCTTCGGCAGCTCCCGGTGGACCCGAGATCATCTGGAGTAACCCCCGCTTCCAGATCGGCGCAAACAGCAATACCACCTCCACCGCTACGTTCGACATCGCGGGCGGAAGCGTCACTCCCGTTCAGCTCACGAACTCCGCCAGCTTCAAGCAGGTGCGTGTGGGTGACTACGTGTGGTTTGACAAGAACAAGGACGGCCTGCAGGACAACACCGACGAACCGTTGCAGAACGTCACCCTGACGATCTCGCGTTCAGACAACGCCACGGTCAACAGCGCAGACGGCTCGGCCTACCCGAACACCTCCACGCAGACCAACGCCAGCGGCGCCTACAGCTTCGACAACCTGGAGGTGCTGCCTGCCGGTACCCACTACGTCGTCACCGTCACTAATCCTTCCGGCTACAAGCCGACCAAGGCCAACGTCGGCACCAACCCGGCTCTCGACTCCTCTACCGGTAGCGCCGAGTCCGGCGACCTAGTCAACGACGGGGATGCAGACCTGACGTTGGACTTTGGTTTTGTGAAGACTGCGCCGGGTATTGATATTGAGAAGTACGACGGTGTTTGGGCTGGTGTTCAGTTCAATGGCGATAAGCCGGTGTTGAGTAATGGTCAGCCTGCGGTGTTGCCTGCTGGTGACCGTGATGGTGCTGACCAGGCTTTGGTGCTTTCTGGCCTGGAGGCCCAGCCGGTGAAGTTCACTGTGACTAACACTGGTGAGGACGCGTTGAAGAACGTGGTGGTCACCGACCGTACTAATGGTGGCCCGGCCCTGACCGACTTCAAGTGCCGCATCGACAACAAGGACGTGGCTGGGGTTAATGGTGTGGTCACTGCTCCGGCTGATTGGGTGTTTGCTGCCAAGGCCTCGTTTGAGTGCACCGGTACGCTGCCCAAGCTGGCCGAGGCTGACGCCACTGGCGCCTACCACACCAGCCACGCCAACACCGCCACGGTTGAGGCTGTCCCGGTTGCTGGTGGTGACAAGGTCACTGATAGCGATGAGTGGCACGCCAAGCGCGGCAAGGTGAGTGTGGGTGACTACGTCTGGTTCGACGCGAACAAGGACGGCCTGCAGGACAACTCTGATGTGCCGCTGAAGGACGTCACCCTGACCATCTCGCGCACCGACAACAAGCCGGCCAAGAAGATCGACGGCAGCGTGGTGACCACCACGACCACTGACGCTGCGGGTAAGTACCTCTTCGCCGACCTGGAAATCCTCCCGGCAGGCGTGAAGTACAAGGTTGCTGTTACCACCCCGGATAACTACGAGCCCACCACTGCTGGTGCTGGTAGCGACCGCGCCAAGGACTCCTCCACTGGTAGCGAGACCGCGGTAGAGCTGCCCACTGATGGCGGCAAGGACCTGAGCCTGGACTTTGGTTTTGTTAAGAAGCCCACGGGTATCGACATCGAGAAGTACGACGGTGCCTGGAGCGGGGTGACCTTCGACCAGGACGGTAACGCCGAACTGGTTAACGGCCAGCCCAAGGTCCTGCCCGCTGGTGACCGTGACACCGAGGACGCGGCCCTGGTCCTTTCTGGCCTGGCTGCCCAGCCGGTGAAGTTCACCGTTACCAACACTGGTAAGGGCGAGCTGAACAACGTCAAGGTCACCGACCAGACTCTGGCCGGCCCGGCCCTGACCGATCTGAAGTGCCACATCAACGGCACCGACATTGCTGCTGTTAACGGCGTGGTCACTGCTCCGGCCGACTGGATCTTCGCACCCCAGGCCTCCTTTGACTGCACCGCTACCCTGCCGGCCATCACGGACGCTGCCAAGCACGCCAACAAGGCCACCGTTGAGGCCACCCCGGTTGCTGGTGGTGACAAGGTCAGCGACAACGACGACTGGCACGCCAAGCGCGGCAAGGTGAGTGTGGGTGACTACGTCTGGTTCGACGCGAACAAGGACGGCCTGCAAGACACCAGCGACGTGCCGCTGCAGGACGTCACCCTGGCCCTGTCCCGCACGGACGACAAGCCGGCCAAGAAGATCGACGGCAGCGTGGTTACCACCACCAAGACCGACGCGGCCGGTAAGTACCTCTTCGCCGACCTGGAAATCCTCCCGGCAGGCGTGAAGTACAAGGTCACCGTCGCACCCCCGGTCAACTACGAGCCCACCACTGCTGGTGTCGGGACCGACCGCGCCAAGGACTCCTCCACCGACAGCGAGACTGCGGTAGAGCTGCCCAACGATGGGGACAAGGACCTCACGCTGGACTTTGGTTTTGTTAAGAAGCCCACGGGTATCGACATTGAGAAGTACGACGGTGCTTGGAGTGGGGTGGTCTTTGACCAGGCGGGTAACGCTGAGCTGGTTGATGGTCAGCCCAAGGTCTTGCCCGCTGGTGACCGTGACACCGAGGATGCGGCCCTGGTGCTTTCTGGTCTGGCTGCCCAGCCGGTGAAGTTCACCGTGACTAACACGGGTAAGGGCGAGTTGAACAATGTCAAGGTTTCTGACACCACGATTGTTGGCCCGGCCCTGACCGACTTCAAGTGCCGTATTGATGGCGCTGATGTGGTGGCTGTTGATGGTGTGGTTAGTGCTCCGGCGGCTTGGGTGTTTGCGCCCAAGGCTTCGTTTGAGTGCACCGCTACCCTGGCGGCCATGACGGATGCGGCCAAGCACGCTAACACCGCCCGGGTGGAGGCCACCCCGGTGGCTGGTGGTGACAAGCTCACCGATAGCGATAACTGGCACGCCAAGCGCGGCAAGGTGAGTGTGGGTGACTACGTCTGGTACGACGCCAACAAGGACGGTCTGCAAGACGCCAGCGACGTGGCGTTGGAGGATGTGACCTTGACCCTGTCTCGCACGGACGGCAAGCCGGCCAAGAAGGTCGACGGCAGCGTGGTTACCACCACCACGACCGACGCGACCGGTAAGTACTTGTTTGCTGACCTGGAGATCTTGCCGGCAGGCGCGAAGTACGTGGTGACGGTTACCAACCCGCGTGGTTTTGTTCCCACCACTCCTGGGGCTGGCAGTGACCGGGCCAAGGACTCCTCTACTGGTAGCGAGACCGCGGTCGTGTTGCCTAATGATGGGGACAAGGACCTGAGTTTGGACTTTGGTTTTGTTAAGGCCAAGGTGAGTGTGGGTGACTACGTCTGGTTCGACGCGAACAAGGACGGCCTGCAAGACGATGACGAAAAGGGCATCAAGGACGTGGTTTTGACCATCTCGCGTACGGACGGCAAGCCCGTTAAGGACGCTGATGGCAACCCGGTTACCACCACCACTACCGACGCTAGCGGCATGTACCTGTTTAAGGACTTGGAGATGCTGCCAGCGGGTGAGAAGTACGTGGTTACTGTCACCGACCCGGCCGGCTACGTACCCACCAAGGCCGAGGCGGGCAGCGACCGGGCCAAGGACTCCTCTACTGGTAGTGCTACCGCCCAGGAACTGACCCAGGACGGGGCTAAGGACCTCACCCTTGACTTTGGTTTCTTCTTCCCCGAGGTCAGCGTGGGTGACTACGTCTGGTACGACGTCAACAAGGACGGCCTGCAAGACGGCACCGATGTGCCACTCAAGGACGTCACCCTGACCATCTCCCGTAGCGACGGTAAGCCGGTCAACAACGCTGACCACACCGCCCGCACCGAGCTGACCACCACCACCGACGAGCACGGCAAGTACGCCTTTACTGGTCTGGAAGTCCTCACCGGTGAGGTGAAGTACATCGTTACCGTTACCGCCCCGTTCGGTTACGTGCCGACCAAGGCCGGCATGAACAACGGTGCTGGTAGTGATGACTCTTCTACCCAGACCTCGGCCAGCGTGGCAGACCTGTCCACCGACGGGGCCAACGACCCCACCTTGGACTTTGGTTTCATCAAGGCCAAGGTGTCCGTGGGTGACTACGTCTGGTTCGACAAGAACAAGGACGGCCTCCAAGACACCGGCGAGCCCGGTATCAAGGACGTCACCCTGACCCTGACCGGCCCGGACGGTAAGAGCGTCACCGACGTCAACGGCAACCCCGTTGGCCCGGTCAAGACCGACGAGCACGGCAAGTACCTCTTTGAGAACCTGCCCGTGCTACCCCAGGGTGAGTCCTACACCGTCACGGTCAGCGACCCGGCCGGCTACCTGCCCACCAAGGCCGGTACCAACAACGGCCAGGGAGCCAACGACTCTTCCACCACGACCTCGGTCAGCCTGGCAGACCTGTCCACCGACAGCGCTAGCGACCTGACCTTGGACTTTGGCTACTACAAGCCCTCAGTTACCGTGGGTGACTACGTCTTTGAAGACCTCAACGACAACGGAATCCAGGACAACACCGACAAGCCCATCGCTGGTGTGACCCTGAAGATCACCGGCCCCGACGGCAAGGACGTCACCGACGTCAACGGCAACCCCGTTGGCCCGGTCAAGACCGACGAGAACGGCAAGTACCTTTTCGACAACCTGCCCGTCCTGAAGGACAACCAGTCCTACACCGTCACCATCACCCCGCCCGCGGGCTACCAGCCGGCCAAGACCGGCCAGGGCACCCGGGAAACCGACTCCTCTACCGACAAGGCCACCACCATCGGCCTGACCAAGGACGGAGACAAGGACCTCTCCCTGGACTTCGGCTTCAAAAAGCCCACCACCAAGGGCGGCAAGGGAGGCAAGCTGGCCAAGACCGGCACCAACGCCCTCACCCTAGCCCCCTACGCCCTAACCCTGCTGGCAGCCGGAGGCACACTCCTCCTCCTACGCCGCAAGAAGAACTAG
- a CDS encoding AMP-binding protein gives MSCRPLLVLPGRCSVDDVASLTTALLPLVRAGVDDVASRPVLGADRRRTGELPVVFVHDPALSSREVVGLRERIESGLPGLPGTDVVVATSGSTGVPRLVGLSARALTLSCLATLEHLGARPSPTLRRGPSHAEGFGGPGLPGGPGTDPTCGLLPTPTGTPVAPIGSALVRTGSGRTGSDSSPSGSPVAAASATAASLADDITAGDGEAGAGYRQVGAGDGKAGAGDGSLHWVLALPTFHVAGLLVLWRALLQGARPAVVDLTGGFSPALLSACLGALPTATAVVSLVPTQLQRVLESRTDSSALSRARTVLVGGASLAPSLAAAAAAASISVTTTYGMTETCGGCVYGSVPLPGTLVYVEPTGPVSAKGPGSRVPLAIAPDSPAPPTITPAPSTTPGAAGSEPGAPAAGADHDDAVVGRIYLRPPALAEGYLGEAKLTEAAFPVVVPVSPGAPGPLPTSPATPPAPTAPASDRWHRTGDLGSWDGHRLRVLGRADGLINTGGEKVAPAAVEEALLATGLVAGACVVGVPDERWGQAVVALVSPAAPTPTAAPLPADQAAALERQLVAAARSWPAAWRPKRIVVRPELPLLPGGKTDRAACRELAAAQGRAAPPSATRDGGGQ, from the coding sequence ATGTCTTGCCGCCCCCTCCTGGTGCTGCCCGGCCGGTGCAGTGTGGACGACGTTGCCTCCCTTACCACCGCGCTGCTGCCGCTGGTTCGCGCCGGGGTGGACGACGTTGCCTCCCGCCCGGTGCTAGGAGCGGACCGGCGGCGCACCGGCGAGTTGCCGGTGGTGTTCGTGCACGATCCTGCTCTTTCGTCCCGGGAGGTTGTCGGCCTGCGCGAGCGGATCGAGTCCGGGTTGCCCGGGTTGCCCGGTACGGACGTAGTGGTGGCGACTTCGGGTTCCACCGGTGTGCCTCGCCTGGTGGGGCTATCTGCACGTGCGCTGACCCTGTCCTGTCTGGCGACGCTGGAGCATCTGGGTGCTCGGCCCTCGCCGACGCTGCGGCGAGGGCCGAGCCACGCCGAGGGATTCGGCGGGCCGGGCCTGCCCGGCGGGCCGGGAACGGACCCGACCTGCGGCCTTCTCCCCACGCCCACCGGCACGCCTGTGGCGCCGATTGGCTCGGCTCTGGTCAGGACGGGTTCGGGCAGGACGGGGTCAGACAGCTCGCCTTCAGGGAGCCCTGTGGCGGCAGCCTCCGCCACTGCCGCCTCGCTAGCGGACGACATCACCGCCGGCGACGGCGAGGCTGGCGCCGGCTACCGGCAGGTCGGCGCGGGTGACGGGAAGGCTGGCGCCGGCGATGGCTCATTGCACTGGGTGCTCGCGCTGCCCACGTTCCACGTGGCCGGGCTGCTGGTTCTCTGGCGCGCCTTGCTCCAGGGCGCGCGCCCGGCGGTGGTGGACCTGACGGGGGGATTCTCCCCGGCGCTCCTCAGCGCCTGCCTGGGGGCCCTGCCTACGGCCACTGCCGTGGTGTCCCTGGTGCCCACCCAGTTGCAGCGGGTGCTGGAGTCCCGGACGGATTCCTCCGCGCTGTCCAGGGCCAGGACTGTCCTGGTGGGCGGAGCGTCCCTAGCCCCCTCCCTGGCCGCGGCGGCCGCCGCGGCCAGCATCAGCGTCACGACCACCTACGGCATGACGGAGACCTGCGGCGGCTGTGTCTACGGCTCCGTCCCGCTGCCCGGAACCCTGGTGTACGTGGAACCCACCGGCCCGGTCAGCGCCAAAGGCCCGGGCTCCCGGGTCCCGCTGGCCATCGCCCCGGACTCCCCGGCCCCGCCGACCATCACCCCGGCCCCCTCGACTACCCCGGGCGCGGCCGGTAGCGAGCCGGGAGCGCCCGCAGCTGGCGCCGACCACGACGACGCCGTGGTCGGCCGCATCTACCTGCGGCCGCCCGCGTTGGCGGAGGGCTACCTGGGGGAGGCCAAGCTGACCGAGGCGGCCTTTCCCGTCGTCGTCCCCGTGAGTCCGGGCGCCCCCGGGCCGCTGCCGACCAGCCCAGCTACTCCGCCCGCCCCAACCGCACCCGCCTCCGACCGGTGGCACCGCACCGGCGACCTGGGCAGCTGGGACGGCCACCGCCTGCGCGTGCTGGGGCGCGCGGACGGCCTCATAAACACCGGCGGGGAGAAGGTTGCCCCCGCTGCGGTGGAGGAAGCCCTGCTGGCCACTGGGCTAGTTGCCGGCGCCTGCGTGGTGGGCGTGCCGGACGAGCGCTGGGGCCAGGCGGTGGTCGCCCTCGTCTCACCAGCGGCCCCGACCCCCACCGCAGCCCCTCTGCCCGCAGACCAAGCTGCCGCCCTAGAGCGGCAACTGGTGGCCGCCGCGCGATCGTGGCCGGCGGCTTGGCGGCCCAAGCGCATCGTCGTCCGGCCGGAGCTACCCCTGCTGCCCGGCGGGAAGACGGACAGGGCGGCCTGCAGGGAACTGGCCGCCGCGCAGGGACGCGCCGCCCCGCCCAGCGCGACTCGGGACGGCGGCGGGCAATAG
- a CDS encoding 1,4-dihydroxy-2-naphthoate polyprenyltransferase: protein MANLGLWIQGARLRTLPLALAPALLANGAAYFSTLSTAYIEGHGAPANRLTPALAPSAPGLPGPAAPGQDYSQPYFWAVAALTTLVALALTVGVNFANDYSDGVRGTDDVRLGPARLTGGGLARPEKVRAAAFVSFGVAAAAGLAVVALSGHWWLLSLGVAAIAAAWFYTGGKRPYGYAGLGEVAVFIFFGLVAVLGILYVQRDYLVAGDLWLALPMGAYACAVLMVNNIRDIATDTTAGKHTLAVRLGTRGARWAFTALLAVPPLAAVMTAPFSTAFPFAVLLALAAAVIALPVLRGAQGRDLITALQRASALTLAYSATWVLLWVFAAL from the coding sequence ATGGCTAACCTTGGGCTCTGGATTCAGGGCGCCCGGCTTCGCACCCTGCCGCTGGCGTTGGCCCCGGCCCTGCTTGCAAACGGAGCGGCCTACTTCAGCACGCTGAGCACCGCGTACATCGAGGGCCACGGTGCGCCCGCCAACAGGCTCACCCCCGCCCTGGCCCCCTCCGCGCCCGGGCTGCCCGGCCCCGCAGCGCCCGGCCAGGACTACAGCCAGCCCTACTTTTGGGCCGTGGCCGCGCTGACCACGCTGGTGGCCCTGGCCCTCACCGTGGGCGTGAACTTCGCCAACGACTACAGCGACGGCGTGCGCGGCACCGACGACGTGCGCCTTGGCCCCGCCCGCCTCACCGGCGGCGGGCTGGCCCGCCCCGAAAAGGTCAGGGCCGCCGCCTTCGTCTCCTTCGGCGTGGCGGCGGCTGCGGGCCTGGCGGTAGTGGCGCTCTCCGGGCACTGGTGGCTGCTGTCCCTGGGCGTGGCCGCGATCGCTGCAGCCTGGTTCTACACGGGCGGCAAGCGCCCCTACGGCTACGCCGGCCTGGGCGAGGTGGCCGTCTTCATCTTCTTCGGTCTGGTGGCCGTGCTGGGCATCCTCTACGTGCAGCGCGACTACCTGGTGGCCGGTGACCTGTGGCTCGCCCTGCCGATGGGCGCCTACGCCTGCGCGGTGCTGATGGTGAACAACATCCGCGACATCGCCACGGACACCACCGCCGGCAAGCACACCCTGGCCGTCCGCCTCGGCACGCGCGGTGCCCGCTGGGCCTTCACCGCCCTGCTGGCCGTCCCGCCCCTTGCCGCCGTCATGACCGCGCCGTTCAGCACCGCCTTCCCTTTCGCGGTCCTGCTGGCCCTGGCGGCCGCCGTCATCGCCCTGCCCGTGCTGCGAGGCGCGCAGGGACGCGACCTGATCACCGCCCTGCAGCGCGCCTCCGCCCTCACCCTGGCCTACTCCGCCACATGGGTGCTCCTGTGGGTGTTCGCCGCGCTGTAA
- a CDS encoding PLDc N-terminal domain-containing protein, translated as MPRIVLYLLPLVLTIYALVDVARTEDERVGGIPRLVWFIVVALVQPAIGAIVWLVVTKAMPRIQAERDSRDRSGSPAGASLGALVGFQRRHEDEAPAQLAPDDDPEFLFRLKAEELRRRRAAQDAAKKEQARRDLLRPRGQAGTDDAAAGPTHQDPAASGGHNEAGAPDDQDGQGGADKS; from the coding sequence ATGCCTCGCATCGTGCTTTACCTGCTTCCCCTGGTCCTGACCATCTACGCCCTGGTAGACGTGGCCCGCACCGAGGACGAACGCGTAGGTGGCATCCCCCGCCTGGTCTGGTTCATCGTGGTGGCCCTAGTGCAGCCGGCCATCGGTGCGATCGTCTGGCTGGTGGTCACCAAGGCGATGCCGCGCATCCAAGCCGAGCGCGACTCCCGCGACCGCAGCGGCTCCCCCGCCGGCGCCTCCCTGGGCGCGCTGGTGGGCTTCCAGCGCCGCCACGAGGACGAGGCGCCCGCACAGCTCGCCCCCGACGACGACCCCGAGTTCCTCTTCCGCCTCAAGGCCGAGGAGCTGCGCCGCCGCCGCGCCGCCCAGGACGCCGCCAAGAAGGAGCAGGCCCGCCGCGACCTGCTGCGCCCGCGCGGTCAGGCCGGGACGGACGACGCTGCCGCCGGCCCCACCCATCAGGATCCCGCTGCGAGCGGCGGCCACAACGAAGCCGGCGCCCCCGACGACCAGGACGGTCAGGGGGGCGCCGACAAGAGCTAG
- a CDS encoding histidine phosphatase family protein, with protein sequence MARTVVHLMRHGEVFNPEGVLYGRAPGYHLSQRGEAMAQQVADVLVAGGHDIRAVIHSPLERAEETATPTAHAFGVPLQADPRLIEAGNLLEGLPVNRSRAVLANPRYWWYYRNPFKPSWGESYREQAQRVTAVVRDVLGQVEGGEALLVSHQLPIWATRLFLEKRWLAHDPRKRQCALASLTSLTFEGRRLVGLSYWEPAAELVAQASDMVPGRSGAALNTGQSG encoded by the coding sequence ATGGCCCGCACTGTTGTTCATTTGATGCGTCACGGCGAGGTGTTTAACCCGGAGGGTGTGCTGTACGGCCGGGCGCCGGGCTACCACCTGTCCCAGCGGGGGGAGGCGATGGCGCAGCAGGTGGCCGACGTCCTTGTGGCCGGCGGCCACGACATTCGCGCCGTGATTCACTCGCCGTTGGAGCGGGCCGAGGAGACGGCCACCCCCACGGCCCACGCTTTCGGGGTGCCTTTGCAGGCCGATCCGCGCCTGATTGAGGCGGGAAACCTGTTGGAGGGGCTGCCGGTCAATCGGTCCCGCGCGGTGTTGGCCAACCCCCGCTACTGGTGGTACTACCGCAACCCGTTCAAGCCTTCCTGGGGGGAGAGCTACCGGGAGCAGGCGCAGCGCGTGACCGCAGTGGTGCGGGACGTGCTGGGGCAGGTGGAGGGCGGTGAGGCCCTGCTGGTCTCCCACCAGCTGCCGATTTGGGCCACGCGCCTGTTCCTGGAGAAGCGCTGGCTTGCCCACGATCCGCGCAAGCGGCAGTGCGCGCTGGCCTCGCTCACCTCTTTGACGTTCGAGGGCAGGCGCCTGGTGGGGCTGTCTTATTGGGAGCCGGCCGCCGAGCTGGTGGCGCAGGCCAGCGACATGGTGCCGGGCCGTTCCGGTGCGGCGTTGAACACCGGCCAGTCCGGGTAA
- a CDS encoding MarR family winged helix-turn-helix transcriptional regulator: MGTRNVSRGVSGEGLDAADLLPWEHTEEQCQAHQVAFGLDPSAVEGHWHFSEAEYTAWRGLLHGSLALYDDLNRNLEANCGITLGEYEVLVTLVDAEGHRRRMAELADLVSFSRSRLTNTVNRLEARGLVTRVSCKNDGRGVIAVLTRRGAEYLTEVAPVHLRAVHERLVERLTAEQLVQLAQIMEALVPGVCAPKRS, translated from the coding sequence GTGGGGACTAGGAACGTTTCACGCGGTGTTTCTGGCGAGGGGCTGGACGCTGCCGACCTGCTGCCGTGGGAGCACACGGAGGAGCAGTGCCAGGCCCACCAGGTTGCTTTCGGTCTGGATCCGAGCGCGGTGGAGGGACACTGGCACTTCTCTGAGGCCGAGTACACGGCCTGGCGTGGGCTGCTGCACGGCTCCCTGGCGCTCTACGACGATCTGAACAGGAACCTGGAGGCCAACTGCGGCATCACGCTGGGCGAGTACGAGGTGCTGGTGACCTTGGTGGATGCCGAGGGGCACCGGCGCCGGATGGCGGAGCTGGCCGACCTGGTGTCTTTTTCTCGCTCGCGCCTGACGAACACGGTCAATCGCCTGGAGGCGCGGGGACTGGTGACGCGCGTGTCTTGCAAGAACGACGGGCGCGGGGTGATCGCGGTGTTGACGCGGCGGGGCGCGGAGTACCTGACGGAGGTGGCGCCGGTGCACCTGCGCGCGGTGCACGAGCGCCTGGTGGAGCGGCTCACTGCGGAGCAGCTGGTGCAGTTGGCGCAGATCATGGAGGCCTTGGTGCCGGGCGTGTGCGCCCCGAAGCGGAGTTAG
- a CDS encoding 30S ribosomal protein bS22, with translation MGSVIKKRRKRMAKKKHRKLLRKTRHQRRNKK, from the coding sequence ATGGGATCCGTCATTAAGAAGCGCCGCAAGCGCATGGCGAAGAAGAAGCACCGCAAGCTGCTTCGCAAGACCCGTCACCAGCGTCGCAACAAGAAGTGA